A DNA window from Sulfitobacter sp. BSw21498 contains the following coding sequences:
- a CDS encoding TRAP transporter small permease subunit, with the protein MAEDAVCAGFFRAAEGAKISCLDQFQEGNLISFVLGNLLEAFYNFFAALLNPSMWLDWSNGEALMRFIYYGASAELFFVLLIGLVIVTAIGIWKRSVMWACVRGLEGFANATGRLFAWAGLLMVLQQIIIVFMQRIFTRPDISIGFGIPLQFDISWFAEELKLFNALVVCLCVSYTFVQGGHVRVDLFYAGAKFRTKRVIDMFGALCFMIPFAIVTWLYGWFFLWRHLVTPNPSASDRLELLLRKARLLKWNVETIGFSPNGFNGYFLFKILLCAFCVMVILQAISVFYRALLEFREGPESADKYLDRDTLGEGEEAYEGTH; encoded by the coding sequence ATGGCAGAAGATGCAGTATGCGCAGGATTTTTCCGCGCGGCGGAAGGGGCCAAAATCAGCTGCTTGGACCAGTTCCAAGAGGGCAACCTGATCAGCTTTGTTCTGGGCAACCTACTTGAGGCGTTCTATAATTTCTTTGCAGCGCTGCTGAACCCGTCCATGTGGCTAGACTGGTCCAATGGCGAAGCGCTGATGCGGTTCATCTACTACGGTGCCTCGGCAGAGCTGTTCTTTGTCCTGCTGATCGGGCTGGTGATTGTCACGGCCATAGGGATTTGGAAGCGCAGCGTTATGTGGGCCTGTGTGCGCGGGCTGGAAGGTTTTGCCAACGCGACGGGGCGTCTTTTTGCGTGGGCCGGATTGCTGATGGTGCTGCAACAGATCATAATCGTCTTTATGCAGCGCATTTTTACTCGGCCTGATATCTCTATCGGCTTTGGTATTCCGCTGCAATTCGACATCAGCTGGTTTGCCGAAGAACTAAAGCTTTTCAACGCCTTGGTCGTCTGTCTTTGTGTGTCTTACACCTTTGTGCAAGGCGGGCACGTACGGGTTGACCTGTTCTATGCCGGTGCCAAGTTCCGCACCAAGCGCGTGATCGACATGTTCGGCGCGCTGTGCTTCATGATCCCCTTCGCGATTGTCACGTGGCTTTATGGCTGGTTCTTCCTGTGGCGCCATCTGGTGACACCGAACCCGTCGGCATCCGACCGGCTAGAGCTGTTGCTGCGCAAAGCGCGTCTGTTGAAGTGGAATGTGGAGACCATCGGCTTTTCGCCGAACGGGTTCAATGGCTACTTCCTGTTCAAGATCCTGCTTTGCGCCTTCTGCGTAATGGTGATTTTGCAGGCAATATCAGTTTTTTATCGTGCTTTGTTAGAGTTCCGCGAAGGGCCTGAGAGCGCAGATAAATATCTCGACCGCGATACGTTGGGCGAGGGCGAAGAAGCCTATGAGGGCACACATTAA
- a CDS encoding TRAP transporter substrate-binding protein has product MDRRSFLKTSALGGSAAAATTLAAPLYAQGKRTLTMVTAWPRGFAVLDDAATYLNNMVNEMSDGTLTIEKKAPGELVGAFEVFDAVSSGQADMYHAADYYFIGQHPGLAYFTAVPFGATAQELTNWYLHGGGHDLHNQIGEIFNMKMFLAGNSGSQSGGWFRKEINSAADFNGLKFRMPGLGGKVLGKLGASVQNIPGGELYQALSSGALDGLEWVGPFADERAGFQEVAKIYYTAGFHEPGSGLTASVNLDVFNDLTPAQQKIIEYASMATTHTGLAETLANNGAALSRLQQQGVKTMQFPDDVWDAFGAASKEVMDENMDDTLFADIRTSFESSLSASAEWLSKSDAYYVEQRQRVLGKM; this is encoded by the coding sequence ATGGACCGTCGTTCATTTCTGAAGACATCCGCGCTTGGCGGGTCTGCCGCTGCTGCAACCACACTGGCCGCACCGCTGTATGCCCAAGGCAAACGCACGCTGACCATGGTCACCGCTTGGCCCCGTGGCTTTGCCGTGCTCGATGACGCTGCCACCTATCTGAACAATATGGTTAACGAAATGTCTGACGGCACGTTGACCATCGAAAAGAAAGCCCCCGGCGAGCTTGTCGGCGCGTTCGAAGTCTTTGATGCCGTATCTTCCGGTCAGGCGGATATGTACCACGCCGCCGACTATTACTTTATCGGCCAGCACCCCGGTCTGGCGTATTTCACCGCCGTTCCTTTCGGTGCCACAGCCCAAGAGCTGACAAACTGGTACCTGCACGGTGGCGGCCATGATCTGCACAACCAGATCGGTGAAATCTTCAACATGAAGATGTTCCTCGCCGGTAACTCCGGGTCGCAGTCCGGTGGCTGGTTTCGCAAGGAAATCAACTCTGCCGCAGACTTCAATGGTCTGAAATTCCGCATGCCCGGTCTGGGCGGCAAGGTTCTGGGTAAACTGGGCGCATCGGTTCAGAACATCCCTGGTGGTGAACTGTATCAGGCGCTGTCGTCGGGCGCGCTGGACGGTCTTGAGTGGGTTGGCCCATTTGCGGACGAACGCGCGGGCTTCCAGGAAGTCGCCAAGATCTATTACACCGCTGGTTTCCACGAGCCAGGTTCGGGTCTGACAGCATCGGTCAACCTTGATGTGTTCAACGACCTGACGCCTGCACAGCAAAAGATCATCGAATATGCATCGATGGCGACGACACACACAGGTCTGGCCGAAACGCTGGCCAATAACGGTGCCGCATTGTCCCGTTTGCAGCAGCAGGGTGTTAAAACCATGCAGTTCCCCGACGATGTTTGGGATGCGTTCGGTGCCGCCTCCAAAGAGGTTATGGACGAGAACATGGACGATACCCTGTTCGCTGACATCCGTACCAGCTTTGAATCCTCGCTGTCCGCATCGGCAGAATGGTTGTCGAAATCCGATGCCTACTATGTCGAGCAACGCCAGCGCGTTCTTGGCAAAATGTAA
- a CDS encoding cache domain-containing protein, with product MRRPSFLIAPTYAQKLTLIAAVPLVLAVTAIAFVVALQARAVANREISTLEQQLIDAKKVELRNYVTQARNGFYFVYGSASPDDGGAKSQVAQILSAMIYGEEGQFFVYDYDGTALVSPRQTDRINRNFAGETDSQGTAVVDELIRIARNGGGYHTYMWPKPSTGEDARMITYVTSFPSWQWAVGTGVFIDDVLASGATARFDVLARVHRTFFYIGAITVTALFLVFGSGMLVNLRERRLADAKLKKLTQRVFDAQEEERGRVARELHDGISQILVGVRYALDNARRRLERGDTRAAEPLAKGIDSLAEAIAEVRRISRELRPSILDDLGLGPALKTLVEQFALRTGVKCQFNTVVFRNRLDDEAKIALYRIAQEALTNIERHARATEVIVDLRGHRQGATLSISDDGLGLSKTRSVSGGLGLRNMQERIEQLDGTLTLQASAQGGTQITATVPLTHMLRPPPIALP from the coding sequence ATGCGCCGCCCGTCATTCCTGATCGCCCCCACCTATGCTCAAAAGCTGACGCTCATTGCTGCCGTCCCTTTGGTGCTGGCAGTGACGGCGATTGCATTTGTGGTGGCATTACAGGCCCGCGCCGTCGCGAACCGTGAAATCTCGACGTTAGAACAGCAACTGATCGACGCCAAAAAAGTCGAGCTGCGCAACTATGTCACCCAAGCACGCAACGGGTTTTACTTTGTCTACGGCTCTGCCTCGCCCGATGACGGGGGGGCAAAATCGCAGGTCGCGCAGATCCTGTCAGCGATGATTTATGGCGAAGAGGGGCAATTCTTTGTCTACGACTACGACGGCACCGCGCTCGTCAGCCCGCGCCAAACCGACCGGATCAACCGCAACTTTGCCGGCGAGACGGACAGCCAGGGCACTGCTGTGGTGGACGAACTGATCCGCATCGCGCGCAATGGCGGCGGGTATCACACCTATATGTGGCCTAAACCGTCGACCGGTGAAGACGCACGCATGATCACCTATGTGACGTCGTTTCCAAGTTGGCAGTGGGCTGTGGGCACGGGTGTATTCATCGATGACGTGCTCGCCAGCGGTGCCACCGCCCGTTTCGATGTCTTGGCGCGGGTGCATCGCACGTTCTTCTATATTGGCGCGATCACGGTCACCGCGCTTTTTCTGGTCTTCGGGTCGGGTATGCTGGTCAACCTGCGCGAACGCCGCCTTGCGGATGCCAAGCTCAAGAAGCTCACCCAACGGGTATTTGATGCCCAAGAAGAAGAACGCGGGCGTGTGGCGCGCGAATTGCACGACGGGATCAGCCAGATTCTTGTGGGGGTGCGCTATGCGCTCGACAATGCGCGCCGCAGGCTTGAACGGGGCGACACCCGCGCAGCAGAGCCTTTGGCCAAGGGGATCGACAGCCTTGCCGAAGCCATCGCAGAAGTCCGCCGTATCAGCCGTGAGCTACGCCCCAGCATCCTTGATGATCTAGGCCTTGGTCCGGCGCTGAAAACTCTGGTAGAACAGTTTGCACTACGGACAGGCGTGAAATGCCAGTTCAACACAGTGGTGTTTCGCAACCGTCTGGACGACGAGGCTAAGATTGCACTGTACCGGATTGCACAAGAGGCGCTGACCAATATCGAACGCCATGCCCGCGCCACGGAAGTAATTGTCGACCTGCGGGGACACCGGCAGGGGGCGACGCTCTCTATCTCTGACGACGGGTTGGGGCTGTCCAAGACGCGCTCTGTTTCAGGCGGCTTGGGGCTGCGCAATATGCAAGAAAGGATTGAACAGCTTGACGGGACGCTGACGCTGCAAGCCTCGGCCCAAGGCGGCACCCAGATCACCGCCACCGTACCGCTGACCCATATGCTGCGCCCGCCGCCGATCGCCCTGCCCTGA
- a CDS encoding response regulator has product MIVDDHPMVAEGIQSILESYDDIEVVGCLPNGRAAIDSVAQLAPDVILMDLNMPEIGGLSATEILLEREPDTRIVILSMHDNPEYISSALSHGALGYILKDVPTDEIKLAIDTVMAGSRYLCTGAQGSLEPKDATRESLTEREQTILLQLAQGKSNKEVAVTLDISVRTVETHRKNIKRKLGISSTAGLTRYAMEHGVLQGTGVRL; this is encoded by the coding sequence ATGATTGTCGACGATCACCCGATGGTCGCCGAAGGCATTCAGTCGATCCTAGAAAGCTACGATGATATTGAGGTGGTCGGCTGTCTGCCCAACGGTCGCGCTGCCATTGATAGCGTCGCGCAGCTGGCACCTGATGTGATCTTGATGGACCTCAACATGCCCGAGATCGGCGGACTTTCGGCGACTGAAATTTTGCTGGAGCGCGAACCTGATACCCGCATCGTGATCCTGTCCATGCACGATAACCCCGAATATATCTCTTCGGCGCTGAGCCACGGTGCTTTGGGCTATATCCTCAAAGACGTGCCCACCGATGAGATCAAGCTGGCGATCGATACAGTGATGGCCGGCAGTCGCTATCTATGCACCGGTGCGCAAGGGTCGCTTGAACCCAAGGACGCAACGCGTGAATCCCTGACCGAGCGGGAGCAGACGATCCTGCTGCAGCTGGCACAGGGCAAATCCAACAAAGAAGTCGCGGTGACCTTGGACATCTCCGTGCGTACCGTCGAGACACACCGCAAGAACATCAAACGCAAGCTCGGCATCTCGTCGACTGCGGGGCTGACACGTTATGCGATGGAACATGGGGTGTTGCAGGGAACGGGAGTCCGGCTTTAG
- a CDS encoding acetolactate synthase 3 large subunit, whose product MTRKMTGAKMIVQALIDQGVDTVFGYPGGAVLPIYDEVFQQNSIKHVLVRHEQGAVHAAEGYARSTGKPGVVLVTSGPGATNAVTGLTDALLDSIPLVVLTGQVPTFMIGSDAFQEADTVGITRPCTKHNWLVKETDKLGAVLHEAFHVATSGRPGPVLVDIPKDVQFATGQYTPKKPSTSHYQPPLKGDMTEITALVEAIESAKRPVFYTGGGVINSGPAASQLLRELVEATGFPITSTLMGLGSYPASGDKWLGMLGMHGLYQANMAMHDCDLMINVGARFDDRITGVVDLFSPKSKKAHIDIDPSSINKIIRVDIPIVGDVGHVLEDLLKVWKSRGRKTNSDAVAKWWKQIEEWRNVDCLKFEQKGKIIKPQYALSRLEALTKDHDRYITTEVGQHQMWAAQYLNFEDPNRWMTSGGLGTMGYGFPASIGVQMAHPDALVINVAGEASWLMNMQEMGTAMQYGLPVKQFILNNERLGMVRQWQELLHGERYSQSWSESLPDFVKLAEAFGAKGIICSDPDDLDDAIMEMLNYDGPVIFDCLVEKHENCFPMIPSGKAHNDMMLAGAGTQGVIDAKGSVLV is encoded by the coding sequence ATGACACGTAAAATGACCGGAGCGAAGATGATCGTTCAAGCCCTGATTGATCAGGGTGTCGATACCGTATTTGGCTATCCCGGCGGCGCTGTCCTACCGATTTATGACGAGGTGTTCCAACAAAACAGCATCAAACACGTGCTGGTGCGCCACGAACAGGGCGCGGTGCATGCCGCCGAAGGCTATGCGCGCTCGACCGGGAAACCGGGCGTTGTGCTTGTGACCTCTGGCCCCGGTGCCACCAACGCTGTGACTGGTCTGACGGACGCCTTGCTCGATTCCATTCCGCTTGTGGTTCTGACGGGTCAGGTTCCGACCTTTATGATCGGCTCTGACGCCTTTCAGGAGGCCGACACCGTGGGCATCACCCGCCCCTGCACCAAACACAATTGGTTGGTGAAAGAGACCGACAAACTGGGCGCTGTCCTGCACGAGGCATTCCACGTGGCCACCAGCGGGCGCCCCGGTCCGGTTCTTGTCGACATCCCCAAGGACGTTCAGTTTGCCACGGGGCAATACACCCCCAAGAAACCGTCGACCTCGCATTATCAGCCGCCCCTCAAAGGCGACATGACCGAGATCACCGCACTGGTAGAAGCCATCGAATCTGCCAAACGTCCTGTCTTTTATACCGGCGGCGGCGTCATCAACTCTGGCCCCGCGGCATCGCAACTGCTGCGCGAATTGGTCGAGGCGACGGGCTTTCCCATCACCTCTACGTTGATGGGCCTTGGCAGCTATCCTGCGTCCGGCGACAAATGGCTGGGGATGCTGGGGATGCACGGTCTTTACCAGGCCAACATGGCGATGCACGACTGCGATCTGATGATCAACGTCGGGGCGCGTTTTGACGACCGCATTACCGGCGTCGTCGATCTGTTCAGCCCAAAGTCGAAGAAAGCGCACATCGACATCGACCCGTCGTCGATCAACAAGATCATCCGTGTCGACATTCCTATCGTCGGTGACGTGGGCCATGTGCTGGAAGACCTCCTGAAAGTCTGGAAATCCCGCGGCCGCAAAACCAACTCCGACGCGGTTGCCAAATGGTGGAAACAGATCGAGGAATGGCGCAATGTTGACTGCCTGAAGTTTGAACAAAAAGGCAAGATCATCAAACCGCAATACGCGCTCTCGCGGCTTGAGGCGCTGACCAAGGATCACGACCGTTATATCACCACCGAAGTCGGCCAGCACCAGATGTGGGCGGCACAATATCTGAATTTCGAAGACCCGAACCGCTGGATGACATCCGGTGGGCTCGGCACAATGGGCTACGGCTTTCCTGCCTCCATCGGTGTGCAGATGGCCCACCCCGACGCGCTGGTAATCAACGTCGCGGGCGAAGCGTCGTGGCTGATGAACATGCAAGAAATGGGCACCGCGATGCAATACGGCCTGCCGGTCAAACAGTTCATCCTGAACAATGAACGCCTGGGTATGGTACGCCAGTGGCAGGAATTGCTGCATGGCGAGCGTTATTCCCAAAGCTGGTCTGAATCCCTGCCCGACTTTGTAAAGCTGGCAGAGGCTTTCGGGGCCAAGGGTATCATTTGTTCCGACCCCGATGATCTGGACGATGCCATCATGGAGATGTTGAACTACGATGGCCCCGTTATCTTTGATTGTCTGGTGGAAAAACACGAAAACTGTTTTCCAATGATCCCGTCAGGTAAAGCCCACAATGACATGATGCTGGCGGGTGCCGGTACGCAGGGTGTGATCGACGCCAAAGGATCGGTCTTGGTCTAA
- the ilvN gene encoding acetolactate synthase small subunit, translated as MSALKIKKGATSHSAYNLRPNFSDVIERHTLAVLVENEPGVLARVIGLFSGRGYNIDSLTVAEVDHTGHLSRITIVTSGTPQVIEQIKAQLGRIVPVHEVNDLTVEGPVVERELAMFKVSGTGEKRVEALRLADIFRANVVDSTLETFVFEITGAPEKIDAFAELMRPLGLVSVARTGVAALSRGN; from the coding sequence ATGTCAGCCCTAAAGATCAAAAAAGGCGCCACCAGCCATTCAGCCTACAACCTGCGTCCCAACTTTTCGGATGTTATTGAACGGCACACGCTTGCGGTTCTGGTTGAAAACGAACCCGGCGTGCTGGCGCGTGTCATCGGCCTGTTTTCCGGCCGCGGTTATAACATCGACAGCCTCACCGTGGCAGAGGTGGATCATACAGGTCACCTGAGCCGCATCACGATCGTCACCTCGGGGACACCGCAGGTCATCGAACAGATCAAGGCGCAACTGGGTCGGATTGTACCGGTACATGAGGTGAATGACCTTACCGTCGAAGGTCCGGTGGTCGAACGCGAACTTGCCATGTTCAAGGTCAGCGGCACAGGCGAAAAACGCGTCGAAGCCCTGCGTCTGGCGGATATCTTTCGTGCCAATGTCGTTGACAGCACGTTGGAAACGTTTGTTTTCGAGATTACCGGCGCGCCCGAGAAAATTGATGCCTTCGCCGAGCTGATGCGCCCCTTAGGGCTGGTATCTGTCGCGCGGACCGGTGTCGCAGCGCTGTCTCGCGGCAACTGA
- a CDS encoding helix-turn-helix domain-containing protein, giving the protein MTSPADIRTIFGDNLKQLIADYPSVTYLAHELGVNRTQLNRYLSGDSFPRPDVLARICQFFGVDARILLEPLNDIKKPAPPSSGLMRDFVAARALDLPEAMLPSGFYRFSRRSFLIPEKFAVGLLMVFRRGRRTYVRGYETAMAMRMQGLPLKSEFREYRGVVLMQEEGIAIIASRRGAMTSSFNYLGRIGTFNNNFWVGYITRTVPESAIGLRATRLVYEYLPQTLPAVLKVARNGGLFAEEELEPFHRRLLRPEYAFE; this is encoded by the coding sequence ATGACAAGCCCAGCTGATATTAGAACGATTTTTGGCGATAATTTAAAACAGTTAATAGCAGACTACCCGTCGGTGACCTACCTCGCACATGAGCTCGGCGTCAACCGGACCCAGTTAAATCGCTACCTCTCCGGGGACAGTTTCCCCCGACCCGACGTTCTGGCCAGAATTTGCCAGTTCTTCGGTGTCGATGCCCGCATTCTGTTGGAACCTTTAAATGACATAAAAAAACCTGCCCCCCCGTCGTCTGGACTGATGCGTGATTTTGTAGCGGCCCGCGCGCTGGATCTTCCCGAAGCCATGCTTCCCAGTGGGTTCTACCGCTTTTCGCGCCGAAGCTTTCTGATCCCCGAAAAATTTGCCGTCGGGCTTTTGATGGTCTTTCGTCGCGGACGTAGAACCTATGTGAGAGGCTATGAAACGGCGATGGCCATGCGCATGCAGGGGTTGCCACTCAAATCTGAGTTTCGCGAATATCGTGGTGTCGTCTTGATGCAGGAAGAGGGCATCGCAATCATCGCGTCACGGCGCGGCGCGATGACGTCATCATTTAACTATCTTGGTCGAATTGGGACATTTAACAATAACTTTTGGGTCGGGTATATCACGCGTACCGTACCCGAAAGCGCCATCGGGCTGCGCGCAACGCGTCTGGTCTATGAATACCTGCCCCAAACCCTGCCAGCCGTGTTGAAAGTCGCCCGTAACGGCGGGTTATTTGCCGAGGAAGAGCTTGAGCCCTTCCATCGGCGTCTGCTGCGTCCCGAGTACGCGTTTGAATAA
- a CDS encoding amidase, whose product MNILDIGALAQSEALANGSLTAVALMEATLARIDAVNGQVNAIVALCPRADLMAEAAQADATPRTGWLHGIPIAIKDLSDAKGLPTSKGSPLFADTIAQKDSVFVSRIRAAGAIIIGKTNTPEFGLGSHTFNPVYGATRNPYDLSRSAGGSSGGAAAALACGMLSVADGSDMMGSLRNPAGWNNVYGMRPSWGTVPAEPEGDMFLHQLSTAGPMARTPRDLAALLDTMTGNDSDQPLGLSPGPSLPEMGAPVHPRHIGWLGDWGGAFPYEDGIDATSRAALDQMAALGHKITHLPAPFDAEAMWESWITLRSFAVAAGLGPLYRNEETRAHLKPAAQWEVERGLGFSAHEVQKASLTRSDWYRCVTALFEKVDVLVLPSAQLWPFDVDQVHPTQIAGRDMDTYHRWMQVVVPAGLIGLPVVNIPAGFGAAGLPAGLQLIGPRGSDVKLLQLAQRWHETTHWPQARRPQLG is encoded by the coding sequence ATGAATATCCTAGACATCGGGGCATTGGCCCAATCCGAAGCGCTGGCGAACGGGAGCTTGACCGCCGTCGCGCTGATGGAGGCAACCTTGGCGCGCATTGACGCCGTCAACGGGCAGGTCAACGCCATTGTCGCGCTGTGCCCCCGGGCAGACCTGATGGCAGAGGCCGCACAGGCCGACGCAACGCCAAGAACCGGCTGGCTGCACGGTATTCCCATCGCGATCAAGGACTTATCCGATGCCAAGGGGTTACCCACCAGCAAAGGCTCGCCTCTGTTTGCCGACACTATAGCGCAGAAGGACAGTGTGTTCGTCAGCCGTATTCGTGCGGCGGGGGCCATCATCATCGGCAAGACCAACACGCCCGAATTCGGTCTTGGCAGCCATACGTTCAATCCGGTCTACGGTGCCACACGCAACCCCTATGATCTGTCCCGCTCTGCTGGTGGCTCATCGGGCGGGGCGGCGGCGGCGCTGGCCTGCGGTATGCTGAGCGTCGCGGATGGTTCAGATATGATGGGCAGCCTGCGCAACCCCGCCGGCTGGAACAACGTCTACGGTATGCGGCCAAGCTGGGGCACTGTTCCGGCAGAGCCCGAAGGGGATATGTTCCTGCATCAGCTCAGCACGGCAGGACCGATGGCGCGTACCCCGCGTGATTTGGCAGCGTTGCTGGATACCATGACCGGTAACGACTCCGATCAGCCACTGGGTCTGTCGCCAGGACCTAGCCTGCCCGAAATGGGCGCACCGGTTCATCCGCGGCACATCGGTTGGCTGGGTGATTGGGGCGGGGCTTTTCCGTACGAGGACGGGATCGACGCGACCAGTCGGGCGGCATTGGACCAGATGGCGGCTTTAGGGCACAAAATCACCCATCTGCCCGCGCCCTTTGATGCAGAAGCGATGTGGGAAAGCTGGATTACCCTACGCTCTTTTGCCGTAGCAGCCGGACTTGGCCCGCTATATCGCAACGAGGAAACGCGTGCGCATCTTAAACCCGCCGCCCAGTGGGAGGTAGAACGCGGCCTTGGGTTTTCGGCACATGAGGTACAAAAGGCCAGCCTGACGCGGTCCGATTGGTACCGCTGTGTGACGGCGTTGTTTGAAAAGGTCGATGTGCTGGTGTTGCCGTCTGCCCAGCTGTGGCCCTTTGACGTCGATCAAGTGCATCCGACACAGATCGCGGGTCGTGATATGGATACGTATCATCGCTGGATGCAGGTGGTGGTGCCGGCTGGCCTGATCGGACTGCCCGTCGTTAATATCCCCGCCGGGTTTGGCGCGGCAGGGCTGCCAGCGGGGCTACAACTAATCGGGCCGCGCGGTAGCGACGTGAAGCTGTTGCAATTAGCCCAGCGTTGGCACGAGACGACCCATTGGCCCCAAGCCCGCCGACCACAGCTCGGCTAG
- the prfB gene encoding peptide chain release factor 2, translated as MRADAQNTADQISKSLELLAQRLNVETAPYRLEEFNARVENPNLWDDPDAAQKLMRDRQALVDSIATYEGIKQELADNIELIELGEMEGDEEVVSEAESSLKTLAKTAAQKELEALLNGEADTNDTFLEINAGAGGTESCDWANILSRMYVRWAEKKGYKVELQSESAGEEAGIKSATYKISGLNAYGWLKSESGVHRLVRISPFDSAAKRHTSFTSIWVYPVVDDNIEIDINPSDIRIDTYRSSGAGGQHVNTTDSAVRITHHPTGIVVTSSEKSQHQNRDIAMKALKSRLYQMELDRRNAAINEAHENKGDAGWGNQIRSYVLQPYQMVKDLRTNYETSDTKGVLDGDLDGLMGAALALAVSGKSRAEAQS; from the coding sequence ATGCGCGCAGATGCACAAAACACAGCAGACCAGATCAGCAAATCGCTGGAGCTGTTGGCGCAGCGTCTGAATGTCGAAACCGCGCCCTACCGGCTGGAAGAATTCAACGCCCGCGTCGAGAACCCCAACCTGTGGGATGACCCCGACGCAGCGCAAAAGCTGATGCGTGACCGCCAAGCGCTGGTCGATTCTATCGCCACCTACGAAGGCATCAAGCAAGAGCTGGCCGACAACATCGAGCTTATCGAACTGGGCGAGATGGAGGGCGACGAAGAGGTAGTTTCCGAGGCGGAAAGCTCCCTGAAAACACTCGCCAAAACAGCAGCCCAAAAAGAGCTTGAGGCGTTGCTGAACGGCGAGGCTGACACGAATGATACCTTCCTTGAGATCAACGCAGGGGCGGGCGGCACCGAAAGCTGTGATTGGGCCAATATCTTGTCGCGGATGTACGTCCGTTGGGCCGAGAAAAAGGGCTATAAGGTCGAGCTGCAATCCGAAAGCGCGGGCGAAGAAGCCGGGATCAAATCAGCCACCTACAAGATCAGCGGTTTGAACGCTTATGGTTGGCTGAAGTCAGAATCCGGTGTGCACCGTCTGGTGCGGATCAGCCCCTTTGACAGCGCTGCGAAACGGCACACGTCCTTTACCTCTATCTGGGTATATCCGGTGGTCGACGACAATATTGAAATCGACATCAATCCGAGCGATATCCGCATCGATACCTACCGCTCTTCCGGTGCCGGTGGCCAGCACGTGAACACCACGGATTCTGCCGTTCGGATCACACACCACCCCACGGGGATCGTCGTCACCAGCTCTGAGAAATCGCAGCACCAGAACCGTGACATCGCAATGAAGGCGTTGAAATCGCGGCTTTATCAGATGGAGCTCGATCGCCGGAACGCTGCCATCAACGAAGCCCACGAGAATAAAGGCGACGCAGGCTGGGGCAACCAGATCCGGTCCTATGTTCTGCAGCCCTATCAGATGGTTAAAGACCTGCGCACCAACTATGAAACCTCGGATACAAAAGGGGTGCTGGATGGTGATCTTGACGGGTTGATGGGGGCCGCACTGGCGCTTGCGGTATCGGGTAAATCCCGTGCCGAGGCGCAAAGCTAA